One stretch of Zhihengliuella flava DNA includes these proteins:
- a CDS encoding carbohydrate ABC transporter permease — MTTAPTTQRSDLRDSRGSRPNRLGNILKPRRYQAEGLEASKRSTRALLWALLAVAMVLYGFPFLYLLLTSFKTPLDTIAVPPTILPDTWTLENYINALGRDGVLASIINSTQTAVISTILSLVLAVPAAYGITRYKTPSGRVFIMAALVTRMVPPVAIGIPLASMMSSVGLADTPIALAIAHTTISLPLSIWLMASFFEAVPQELEEAATVDGCSRLGALWRVVIPVVSGGIAVTAIFAFLASWNEFLFALLMTAIRSQTTPVVIANFQTQFGLDWGSMTALAAVYSVPVIILTLLLQRKIVAGMTLGAVKG, encoded by the coding sequence ATGACCACCGCACCAACTACTCAGCGGTCTGATCTGCGGGACTCGCGTGGCTCACGTCCTAACAGGCTAGGAAACATTCTCAAGCCGCGGCGATATCAGGCTGAAGGCCTAGAAGCTAGCAAACGAAGTACGCGTGCATTGCTTTGGGCACTTCTGGCTGTCGCTATGGTCCTCTACGGATTTCCCTTCCTGTACCTCCTACTCACTTCTTTCAAGACTCCACTCGACACGATCGCGGTGCCACCGACGATTCTGCCGGACACCTGGACACTGGAAAATTACATCAACGCACTCGGACGCGACGGAGTTTTAGCGTCGATCATTAACAGTACGCAAACCGCCGTCATCAGCACGATACTGTCGCTTGTGTTGGCTGTTCCCGCGGCTTATGGAATCACGAGATACAAAACGCCTAGTGGGCGCGTATTCATCATGGCCGCTTTGGTGACTCGAATGGTTCCACCAGTCGCCATTGGAATTCCCTTGGCTTCGATGATGTCCTCAGTCGGCCTAGCCGACACCCCAATTGCCCTGGCCATCGCGCACACGACAATTTCCCTGCCGTTATCTATCTGGCTAATGGCAAGTTTTTTTGAAGCAGTACCACAAGAGTTGGAAGAAGCGGCGACAGTTGACGGATGTTCGAGGCTGGGCGCGCTGTGGCGTGTCGTTATTCCAGTTGTATCGGGAGGTATTGCCGTCACGGCAATTTTCGCCTTCTTGGCCTCCTGGAATGAGTTCCTCTTCGCACTCCTGATGACAGCGATACGTTCCCAGACAACGCCAGTAGTTATTGCTAACTTCCAGACGCAATTTGGTCTTGACTGGGGATCCATGACCGCATTGGCGGCAGTATACTCTGTGCCGGTTATTATTCTCACCCTGCTCCTGCAGCGCAAAATTGTTGCAGGCATGACACTGGGTGCGGTCAAGGGCTAA
- a CDS encoding NosD domain-containing protein — MTYENRYDVSTWPVGDPLEDIGEVLNSIIADVHQRQSASTPPYGGKPGAVIYIPPGDYRLRTQVLIDISFLRIEGSGHGFTSSSIRFNVPEDQWEGLHELWPGGSRILVDIPRERGDDTAGAAFRVERSGDPRISSVEFVDFCLDGLHFQEDESDLPAENTYSNGKTGILVASPNDSFRISGMGFVYLENALTIYKADALSVQDNFIAECGSCIELKGWGQASKINDNFIGAGFKGESIYAENHGGLLIAGNNVFPRGSSSVHLHGVTRSSVTGNRLHSFYPGMLRLSGNSSENLIATNHFLRDLEPWTPFHGINNGLDDDYGLINIDGSDNSVVTNHLSLNIDGRDVTPSGSAPVVIRLRNGVGNFVSNNHVVATHVDSSQSDSCFEGQVDSLLSKGPSGGLEVVTVSIEASSERNTVLDSGRETEILADRSVNALRITPEVGG; from the coding sequence ATGACCTATGAGAATCGCTACGATGTCAGCACGTGGCCAGTTGGTGATCCGCTCGAAGATATCGGTGAGGTCCTCAATAGCATCATCGCAGACGTCCATCAACGACAATCGGCGAGTACACCACCGTACGGTGGTAAGCCGGGCGCCGTCATTTACATCCCGCCAGGGGACTATCGTCTTCGAACGCAAGTTCTTATCGACATCAGTTTCCTGCGCATCGAGGGATCAGGGCATGGTTTTACTTCGTCGAGCATTAGGTTCAATGTCCCTGAAGATCAATGGGAAGGGCTGCACGAACTTTGGCCTGGTGGAAGCCGTATCTTAGTTGATATTCCTAGGGAGCGAGGTGATGATACGGCCGGGGCTGCCTTTCGCGTCGAGCGTAGTGGTGACCCACGAATTAGCTCTGTGGAGTTTGTAGATTTTTGTCTTGACGGCCTGCATTTCCAAGAAGACGAATCAGATTTACCGGCGGAGAATACGTACTCAAATGGCAAGACGGGTATCTTAGTCGCCAGTCCTAATGACTCTTTTCGGATCAGCGGGATGGGGTTCGTTTACTTAGAGAACGCACTGACTATTTATAAAGCAGACGCGTTGAGTGTTCAGGATAATTTTATCGCCGAGTGTGGTTCCTGCATTGAACTTAAGGGTTGGGGTCAGGCTTCCAAAATCAATGATAATTTCATCGGTGCCGGCTTCAAGGGCGAATCGATCTATGCGGAGAATCACGGCGGACTTTTGATTGCGGGGAACAATGTCTTTCCACGTGGCTCCAGTAGCGTGCATCTCCATGGCGTGACCCGTTCCAGCGTGACAGGTAATCGTCTTCATTCTTTCTACCCTGGCATGCTTCGACTGAGCGGTAATAGTTCCGAGAATCTCATCGCGACGAATCACTTTCTTCGTGATCTTGAACCATGGACGCCCTTCCATGGTATTAATAATGGGCTCGATGACGATTACGGATTAATCAATATTGATGGGAGCGATAATTCTGTCGTCACCAATCACCTTTCACTCAATATTGATGGACGAGATGTCACTCCGTCGGGTTCCGCGCCGGTTGTCATTCGCTTGCGAAACGGTGTGGGCAACTTCGTTTCCAATAATCATGTCGTTGCTACACATGTCGACTCCAGCCAGAGCGACTCGTGCTTCGAAGGGCAGGTTGACTCGCTCCTATCGAAGGGTCCCTCGGGAGGCCTCGAGGTGGTCACGGTCTCGATTGAGGCCTCATCGGAGCGAAATACGGTTCTCGATTCCGGTCGTGAAACAGAGATTCTTGCCGACAGGTCGGTCAATGCCTTGAGGATTACACCTGAGGTCGGTGGATAG
- a CDS encoding MBL fold metallo-hydrolase — protein sequence MTQEPTDTGWERAGERTYVLTLEAFKINIGLVVGDDRAVVIDTGAGPREAAQILNAVREVTDVPLIVVNTHSHGDHTFGNAYFAAHGVEEFWAHTATAEAVAADPDAQRRMVARTEPEMGAREGEHTAVHTPTHTVGAEPVDLDLGGHSVTLFYLGRGHTAGDLLVGSGSVLFAGDLVEEGAHPEFEDSFPYDWRKTLGKIIAIDELYTSIVPGHGRIVDADYVRSQLGNLRRAIRMCSTAIHEASVDYTKAVPVLPYGPVQSRYLITRLKETETASDTVLPH from the coding sequence ATGACGCAGGAGCCCACGGACACTGGCTGGGAGCGAGCAGGGGAGCGGACCTACGTCCTGACCCTTGAGGCGTTCAAGATCAACATCGGGCTGGTGGTCGGTGATGACCGCGCGGTCGTGATCGACACGGGGGCCGGGCCGCGTGAGGCCGCGCAGATTCTGAACGCTGTGCGCGAGGTGACGGACGTTCCCCTGATCGTGGTCAACACCCATTCGCACGGCGATCACACCTTTGGCAACGCCTACTTCGCTGCCCACGGCGTCGAGGAATTCTGGGCCCACACGGCCACGGCAGAAGCCGTGGCTGCGGACCCGGACGCTCAGCGCCGCATGGTCGCCCGCACCGAACCAGAGATGGGAGCCCGGGAGGGCGAGCACACCGCGGTCCACACACCCACCCATACCGTGGGCGCCGAGCCCGTGGACCTTGACCTCGGCGGACACTCCGTCACGCTGTTCTACCTCGGCCGCGGCCACACGGCCGGGGACCTATTGGTGGGATCTGGATCCGTCCTGTTCGCCGGAGACCTCGTGGAGGAGGGGGCGCACCCAGAATTTGAGGACTCCTTCCCGTACGACTGGCGCAAGACCCTCGGCAAGATCATCGCGATTGATGAGCTCTACACCTCGATCGTTCCCGGCCACGGCCGCATCGTCGACGCCGACTACGTTCGTTCGCAGCTGGGCAACCTGCGCCGGGCTATCCGCATGTGCAGCACGGCCATCCACGAGGCGTCGGTGGACTACACGAAGGCCGTACCGGTGTTGCCCTACGGGCCCGTCCAATCCCGGTACCTGATCACTCGGTTGAAGGAAACGGAAACCGCCTCGGACACCGTTCTGCCGCACTAG
- a CDS encoding glycoside hydrolase family 32 protein, with the protein MQRTPSPSCALSARNAVDSYRPVLHYTARDTWLNDPNGLVWYQGIYHLFYQNNPFGNVWGNMSWGHATSTDLLHWTEQPVAIACDDEEDIFSGSIVVDTENTSGFGTSTSPALVAIYTSAYKDGSLHEGTQAQSLAYSTDAGMSWTKYAHNPVLGRESAHFRDPKVFLYNAPGDSYWVMVAVEAQHQQVVLYRSSDLKAWTYLSSFGPANAGGGEWECPDLFPLPVAGQEDQTKWVLIVNINPGAVAGGSGGQYFIGDFDGVTFHPDADSIAPRDEVGGVDLERCLWLDWGRDYYAGVSFSNVPNGRCIMIGWMNNWDYANSLPTTPWRSGMSLARRVTLESHGEVARLVQHPILPVPLPAPDLEVVDFELASAEVTLPLVDATAAQLIEAEIMPGTSQTIRLELLPSLHGRAPAVLSYNVATSELCLDRREGGDTSFNETFGSIEVAPVPLEDGVLRLRIVIDHCSVEVFAQNGRVVLSDLIFPVAEADRCAVLSVEGGRAIARRLAVLTLR; encoded by the coding sequence ATGCAGCGAACCCCCAGCCCCTCCTGCGCTTTATCAGCCCGCAATGCCGTTGATTCGTACCGGCCAGTGTTGCACTACACGGCACGCGATACTTGGCTTAACGATCCTAATGGTTTGGTTTGGTATCAAGGGATTTATCATCTGTTTTATCAGAACAATCCTTTCGGCAATGTTTGGGGAAATATGTCCTGGGGTCACGCCACATCGACTGACCTTTTGCACTGGACGGAACAACCGGTGGCGATTGCCTGCGATGATGAAGAAGACATTTTCTCCGGCAGTATTGTGGTCGATACAGAGAACACGTCTGGTTTCGGTACGTCGACATCTCCCGCGCTCGTTGCCATCTATACCAGTGCCTACAAGGACGGTTCCCTCCATGAGGGAACGCAAGCGCAATCGCTGGCTTATTCAACCGACGCCGGCATGTCGTGGACAAAGTACGCGCACAATCCTGTGCTCGGTCGCGAATCCGCGCACTTCAGAGATCCGAAGGTGTTTCTGTATAACGCGCCGGGAGATTCCTACTGGGTGATGGTCGCAGTCGAGGCTCAGCATCAACAAGTAGTGCTCTACCGTTCGTCGGACCTCAAAGCGTGGACGTATTTGAGCAGCTTCGGCCCGGCCAATGCGGGGGGAGGGGAGTGGGAGTGTCCAGATTTATTCCCTCTGCCCGTTGCCGGCCAGGAAGACCAGACGAAGTGGGTCCTGATCGTCAATATCAATCCGGGTGCTGTGGCTGGTGGATCTGGAGGCCAGTACTTCATCGGTGACTTCGATGGAGTCACGTTTCACCCCGATGCGGACTCGATTGCCCCAAGGGATGAGGTTGGCGGTGTGGACCTCGAACGCTGCCTGTGGCTCGACTGGGGACGCGACTACTACGCGGGAGTCTCCTTTAGCAACGTCCCGAACGGCCGCTGCATCATGATCGGGTGGATGAACAACTGGGATTACGCGAATTCCCTGCCTACCACGCCGTGGCGCTCGGGTATGTCGTTGGCCCGGAGGGTCACGTTAGAATCGCACGGAGAAGTTGCTCGACTCGTACAGCATCCAATTCTGCCGGTGCCACTGCCCGCGCCTGACTTAGAAGTGGTTGACTTCGAGTTGGCCAGCGCAGAAGTGACCCTTCCTCTCGTCGACGCCACGGCCGCTCAGCTGATTGAGGCTGAAATCATGCCGGGAACATCGCAAACCATCAGGTTGGAGCTTCTGCCTAGCCTGCACGGACGGGCCCCCGCCGTCCTGAGCTATAACGTTGCAACGAGTGAGCTGTGTCTCGATAGGCGCGAAGGTGGCGACACATCGTTCAACGAGACCTTTGGATCCATCGAAGTGGCTCCTGTGCCGTTGGAGGACGGAGTCTTGCGACTCCGCATCGTGATTGATCACTGCTCGGTAGAAGTATTCGCCCAAAATGGACGGGTGGTCTTGAGTGACCTGATCTTCCCTGTGGCTGAGGCGGACCGTTGTGCCGTGCTTTCCGTTGAGGGTGGTCGAGCAATCGCGCGGAGGCTTGCCGTGCTGACCCTGCGCTGA
- a CDS encoding phosphatase PAP2 family protein, protein MTHESGTYSGARVAWPVGWMLGLLASAAALAAVYWFFVLTDPGQHIDDNALIGARDFLAQRDQAREPALAFLGKLPHVSAVMAAAALIISAVVHRSVLAPLITLASLGSAVLATQLLKHQVLERPNLGISEATVNSFPSGHTTLAAASMAAVFCTVTPRWRPLVALLGGLYTAAAGAATLVLGWHRPADIFGAYLVVLFFALLTGWVLAVVAPEENRFSRRDFWAASRGFAWFMWVPGLAGLLCAAVLWALLPPVDTGENYQLLLGFLTGGVLAIGGAALTTFAVLERVFAFQGRVRGR, encoded by the coding sequence ATGACTCACGAATCCGGCACCTACTCTGGCGCCCGCGTCGCCTGGCCCGTCGGCTGGATGCTCGGGTTGCTAGCTTCCGCCGCGGCGCTCGCCGCGGTGTATTGGTTTTTTGTGCTGACCGATCCGGGGCAGCACATCGACGACAACGCCCTGATTGGGGCCCGCGATTTCCTCGCCCAGCGGGATCAGGCGCGCGAGCCCGCGCTCGCGTTCCTCGGCAAACTGCCGCACGTCTCCGCCGTGATGGCCGCGGCAGCGCTGATCATCTCCGCCGTCGTCCACCGCTCCGTGCTGGCTCCGCTCATCACGCTCGCCAGCCTCGGGTCCGCCGTGCTAGCCACCCAACTACTCAAGCATCAGGTGCTGGAGCGGCCCAACCTGGGCATCTCCGAGGCGACCGTCAATTCTTTCCCCTCCGGGCACACCACGCTGGCCGCTGCGTCGATGGCGGCCGTTTTCTGCACCGTGACCCCACGGTGGCGGCCGCTGGTGGCCCTGCTCGGCGGCCTCTACACGGCGGCGGCTGGCGCGGCGACGCTGGTCCTCGGGTGGCATCGGCCGGCTGACATCTTCGGCGCGTACTTGGTCGTGTTGTTCTTCGCTCTCCTCACCGGGTGGGTCCTGGCCGTCGTGGCACCGGAGGAGAACCGATTCTCCCGCCGCGATTTTTGGGCCGCTTCGCGGGGATTCGCTTGGTTCATGTGGGTGCCCGGCCTCGCAGGCCTGCTGTGCGCCGCCGTGCTGTGGGCCCTGCTGCCTCCCGTGGATACGGGTGAGAACTATCAGCTGCTGCTGGGCTTCCTGACGGGCGGCGTGCTCGCGATCGGTGGTGCTGCCCTCACCACGTTCGCGGTGTTGGAGCGCGTCTTCGCGTTTCAGGGCCGCGTGCGCGGCAGGTAA
- a CDS encoding LacI family DNA-binding transcriptional regulator → MTSRPVGIKDVAAAAGVSVTTVSHVLNDVAYARVSASTRERVQGVAEQLGYGPNRLARALRTQRSGMIGFISEEIATTPHAGRIILGAEEAARARGYRLMIINSTSTGSSESNDNLIEDLQDRQVDGILYATMYHRRLAAPRALATMPAVLVDSEDVTRTVPSVIPDEVAGARSAVRTLIDAGHTRIGMLNNTDDVPATHSRLTAYKETLAESGLEIDDDLIQSDVSEVSGGYQAALGLLSSTVRPTAIFCYNDRMAMGAYRAASELGLRIPADVSIVGFDNQQLIAENLYPALTTVALPHYEMGAWATETLINAIEGKVDLNRFVEHPTVLPCPLTLRDSVAEMSAVDPTA, encoded by the coding sequence ATGACGAGTAGACCGGTCGGAATTAAGGACGTAGCCGCGGCTGCCGGGGTCTCCGTGACGACCGTCTCGCACGTCTTGAATGACGTCGCGTACGCCCGCGTCAGCGCTAGTACGCGAGAGCGTGTCCAAGGGGTTGCCGAGCAGCTGGGCTACGGACCCAACAGGCTAGCCCGTGCGCTGCGGACTCAACGTTCCGGGATGATCGGCTTCATCAGTGAGGAGATTGCAACCACACCTCACGCTGGTCGAATCATCCTCGGTGCGGAAGAGGCGGCGCGGGCGCGGGGGTACCGCCTCATGATCATCAATTCCACGAGCACCGGGTCGTCGGAGTCCAACGACAACCTCATAGAAGATCTGCAAGACCGGCAGGTGGACGGCATTCTTTACGCCACGATGTACCACCGCAGGTTGGCGGCTCCTAGGGCCTTGGCCACTATGCCAGCGGTGCTCGTCGATTCCGAAGATGTGACCCGAACTGTTCCATCGGTCATACCCGATGAGGTAGCCGGCGCTCGGTCGGCCGTGCGCACCCTCATTGATGCCGGTCACACGCGCATCGGCATGCTCAACAACACGGACGACGTCCCCGCTACGCATTCGCGGCTAACTGCATACAAAGAAACGTTGGCAGAGTCGGGTCTAGAAATTGACGATGATTTGATTCAGTCGGACGTATCTGAAGTTTCCGGTGGCTATCAGGCTGCACTTGGTTTACTTTCCTCGACAGTGCGGCCGACCGCTATTTTTTGCTATAACGATCGCATGGCCATGGGTGCCTACCGTGCAGCTTCAGAGCTCGGATTGCGTATACCCGCCGACGTTTCAATCGTGGGGTTCGATAATCAACAGCTGATTGCTGAGAACCTTTATCCTGCGCTGACGACCGTTGCCTTGCCTCACTACGAAATGGGAGCGTGGGCGACGGAAACATTGATTAACGCGATTGAAGGCAAGGTAGATCTAAACAGGTTTGTCGAACATCCTACCGTTTTGCCTTGCCCACTCACGTTGCGCGATTCCGTGGCGGAGATGTCAGCAGTAGACCCTACTGCCTAA
- a CDS encoding MFS transporter — translation MASREFGLRDLGLKVYGPSLLYAVGLGAIMPVIALSARDVGASVAGAALVVTLVGVGSLIMNVPAALLTARFGERPSMIAAAGAAALGMGAAIAARDAVVLSVGILVVGMAGSVFNLARQSYLAEAVPGHFRARAMSTLGGTLRIGAFVGPFIAAGAMAPLGLAGAYWVGLGAMVAAAVVGFWVPELPRPGAAARSDRTTSAPGGGAPASGTSMGAIVAAYWRTYLTVGSGVFLLACVRATRNVVLPLWSEHVGLDPALAALVYGVSGAVDVLVFYPAGKVMDRFGRVYSAVPCLLLLGVSMALIPLVSDVWGLLWVGALMGFGNGLGTGIVMTLGADYAPAHARPQFLGFWRVLTDSGMMVGPVIVSGVTTVASLATGVMVIAVVALVGTGVFAYYLPRTRP, via the coding sequence GTGGCGAGCCGGGAGTTTGGGCTCCGCGACCTCGGGCTGAAGGTCTACGGGCCGTCGCTGCTGTACGCCGTCGGGCTCGGCGCGATCATGCCCGTGATCGCGCTCAGCGCCCGCGACGTCGGCGCGAGCGTCGCTGGAGCCGCGCTCGTCGTCACGCTCGTGGGCGTCGGGTCCCTGATCATGAACGTGCCCGCCGCCCTGCTGACGGCCCGGTTCGGCGAGCGCCCCTCCATGATCGCCGCGGCCGGAGCCGCCGCGCTCGGCATGGGCGCCGCCATCGCGGCCCGGGACGCCGTCGTCCTCTCGGTGGGCATTCTGGTGGTGGGCATGGCCGGCTCCGTCTTCAACTTGGCCCGGCAGAGTTACTTGGCCGAGGCCGTCCCCGGGCATTTCCGGGCGCGGGCCATGTCCACGCTGGGCGGGACGCTGCGTATCGGCGCGTTCGTCGGGCCGTTTATCGCCGCGGGCGCGATGGCTCCGCTGGGTCTGGCGGGGGCCTACTGGGTGGGCCTGGGCGCCATGGTGGCCGCCGCCGTCGTCGGATTCTGGGTTCCCGAACTGCCTCGGCCGGGCGCGGCGGCCCGCTCGGACCGGACGACGTCGGCACCCGGTGGGGGTGCTCCGGCCTCCGGCACCAGCATGGGTGCGATCGTTGCCGCGTACTGGCGGACCTACCTCACCGTTGGCTCCGGCGTCTTTCTGCTGGCGTGCGTGCGCGCCACCCGCAACGTGGTGCTGCCCCTGTGGTCCGAGCATGTGGGACTGGACCCCGCGCTCGCGGCCCTCGTCTACGGGGTCTCCGGTGCCGTGGACGTGCTGGTGTTCTACCCGGCCGGCAAGGTGATGGACCGGTTTGGCCGGGTCTATTCCGCGGTCCCGTGTCTGTTGCTCTTGGGCGTCTCGATGGCGTTGATCCCCCTCGTCTCCGACGTGTGGGGGCTGCTCTGGGTGGGCGCACTGATGGGGTTCGGCAACGGGTTGGGGACGGGCATCGTCATGACCTTGGGCGCCGACTACGCGCCCGCGCACGCCCGGCCGCAGTTCCTGGGATTCTGGAGGGTCCTGACCGACTCCGGCATGATGGTCGGCCCGGTCATCGTCTCCGGGGTGACCACCGTGGCCAGCCTCGCCACCGGGGTCATGGTGATCGCCGTGGTGGCGCTCGTGGGCACCGGCGTGTTTGCGTATTACCTGCCGCGCACGCGGCCCTGA
- a CDS encoding carbohydrate ABC transporter permease, with amino-acid sequence MRITDRRFALYLMAPAALFLAVFVAYPLFSLVADSFFEISPVLGGPREFVGLDNYVQAFTSQAFVGAGWRTLAYTLLVVTLEFALGLGMALLFTLLGRKSQTWRTVFLYPLMIAPIVAGLLWKFLMIDNFGLLGALLHQVGLLRDPNQIGWLSNPDIVLFSVAIPDIWLTTSFMCLVLFAGLQNIPGELIEAARLDGARAPAMLFKIILPLLRPVIAVALVVRGVDAARAFDSILIQTNGGPQSASETMSLLIYNTMIRFGEPGLASAMGTIYLIAMLGIAFVAVGTIWRPGKDS; translated from the coding sequence TTGCGCATCACCGATCGCCGCTTTGCACTCTACTTAATGGCACCTGCAGCGTTGTTTCTTGCAGTGTTCGTGGCCTACCCACTATTCAGCCTCGTTGCTGACAGCTTCTTTGAAATTTCCCCGGTTTTGGGAGGACCACGAGAGTTCGTGGGTCTCGATAATTACGTTCAAGCTTTCACATCGCAAGCCTTTGTGGGAGCTGGATGGCGAACCCTGGCCTACACGCTACTTGTCGTTACCCTTGAATTCGCTCTTGGCCTAGGAATGGCTCTTCTCTTTACGTTGCTTGGCCGCAAATCGCAGACGTGGCGGACAGTATTCTTGTACCCACTCATGATTGCACCGATTGTGGCTGGTCTGCTGTGGAAGTTTCTGATGATTGACAATTTCGGTCTGTTAGGAGCTCTCCTGCACCAAGTGGGTCTTCTGCGGGATCCCAATCAAATCGGCTGGTTGTCGAATCCCGACATAGTGCTCTTCTCCGTTGCTATTCCCGACATTTGGCTCACAACGTCCTTCATGTGTTTGGTGCTGTTCGCCGGGCTACAGAATATTCCTGGCGAACTGATTGAGGCGGCAAGACTCGACGGCGCTCGAGCTCCGGCGATGTTGTTCAAGATCATCCTCCCGCTACTCAGGCCTGTGATCGCTGTTGCGTTGGTCGTTCGTGGAGTCGATGCCGCTCGCGCCTTTGACTCTATTCTAATTCAGACTAATGGCGGACCACAGTCTGCATCAGAAACCATGAGTCTGTTGATTTATAACACTATGATTCGCTTCGGTGAACCAGGTCTGGCAAGCGCCATGGGCACTATTTATCTTATTGCCATGCTTGGCATCGCATTCGTCGCCGTCGGTACGATCTGGCGGCCGGGAAAGGACTCCTGA
- a CDS encoding o-succinylbenzoate synthase: MPQPRQLPPLEEVLASAHVVSIPLRVRFRGVTHREAVIFTAPAESAEFSPFLEYGDAEAAAWLACALEVGWEGYPTPVRESVPVNATVPAVAPEQVEAVLGRYDAAHTVKIKVAEAGQTLHDDVARVEQVRRLLPDAHLRIDANGGWDHEQALAGLEALAGYGLQYAEQPVAGVEPLAALRDEVRRRELPVLIAADEAVRKETDPLAVARLGAADLLVIKAQPLGGVRRALGIVAEAGLPAVVSSALDTSIGTRAGAALAAALPELDYACGLGTVSLFDGDVTPASFTARNGALQLRRVSADPDLMRRFAAPEPRQRWWLARLRRCYERLVN, from the coding sequence ATGCCTCAGCCCCGTCAGCTCCCCCCGCTGGAGGAGGTCCTCGCCTCCGCGCACGTGGTGTCCATCCCCTTGCGCGTGCGCTTCCGCGGCGTCACTCATCGGGAGGCCGTCATCTTCACGGCCCCGGCCGAATCCGCCGAATTTTCCCCCTTCCTCGAGTACGGCGACGCGGAGGCCGCGGCGTGGCTCGCGTGCGCGCTCGAGGTCGGCTGGGAGGGCTACCCCACGCCCGTGCGGGAGTCGGTGCCGGTTAACGCGACGGTCCCCGCCGTCGCGCCCGAACAGGTTGAGGCCGTGCTCGGCCGGTACGACGCCGCCCACACCGTCAAGATCAAGGTGGCCGAGGCCGGTCAAACCCTGCACGACGACGTCGCCCGGGTCGAGCAAGTGCGCCGCCTGCTGCCGGACGCACACCTGCGCATCGATGCCAACGGGGGGTGGGACCACGAGCAGGCGCTCGCGGGACTCGAGGCGCTCGCCGGCTACGGGTTGCAATACGCTGAGCAGCCCGTGGCCGGAGTAGAACCTTTGGCCGCCTTGCGGGACGAGGTGCGCCGCCGCGAATTGCCCGTGCTCATCGCGGCGGACGAGGCTGTGCGCAAGGAGACCGATCCGCTGGCGGTGGCCCGCCTTGGCGCCGCCGATCTGCTGGTGATCAAGGCGCAACCGCTCGGGGGTGTCCGGCGCGCGCTCGGGATCGTTGCCGAGGCCGGGTTGCCCGCCGTGGTGAGCTCGGCGCTGGATACCTCGATTGGGACGCGCGCCGGTGCGGCGCTCGCCGCCGCCCTGCCGGAGCTGGACTATGCGTGCGGGCTCGGCACGGTCTCGCTCTTCGACGGGGACGTCACGCCCGCGTCATTCACGGCGCGCAACGGCGCTCTCCAGCTGCGCCGGGTGAGCGCGGATCCGGACCTGATGAGGCGTTTTGCGGCCCCAGAACCCCGTCAGCGGTGGTGGTTGGCGAGGTTACGCCGCTGCTATGAACGCTTGGTGAACTAA